Proteins encoded together in one Microbacterium sp. ABRD28 window:
- a CDS encoding shikimate kinase yields the protein MTSPSEAIVLIGPMGAGKTSLGKRVARRLGVPFTDTDAGVVREHGPIERIFADHGEAEFRRLERETVARALRTGGVVSLGGGAVLDPDTQRDLERHRVVLLTVAPRVVAHRLRDTARPLLQDEDPMTRWNAILAERLPLYRRLADATFDTSTGPLQKVVDAIVAWAETPQKERA from the coding sequence ATGACCTCGCCGTCTGAGGCGATCGTCCTCATCGGCCCGATGGGGGCGGGCAAGACGAGCCTGGGCAAGCGGGTCGCCCGTCGCCTCGGCGTGCCCTTCACCGACACCGACGCCGGGGTCGTCCGCGAGCACGGCCCCATCGAGCGCATCTTCGCCGACCACGGAGAGGCGGAGTTCCGCCGGCTCGAGCGTGAGACCGTCGCCCGCGCTCTGCGAACAGGCGGCGTCGTCTCGCTCGGCGGGGGAGCGGTGCTCGACCCCGACACCCAGCGCGATCTCGAGAGGCACCGGGTGGTTCTCCTGACCGTCGCGCCGCGCGTCGTCGCCCATCGCCTGCGAGACACCGCACGGCCGCTGCTGCAGGACGAAGACCCCATGACCCGGTGGAATGCGATCCTCGCCGAACGCCTGCCCCTGTACCGACGACTCGCGGACGCGACGTTCGACACCTCGACCGGCCCGCTGCAGAAGGTGGTCGACGCCATCGTCGCTTGGGCCGAGACCCCGCAGAAGGAGAGAGCATGA
- the aroB gene encoding 3-dehydroquinate synthase gives MTDATVITVAGAAPYDVTVGRGILPGLTDALPADAQKVLIVHPPTLSAQAEQLRGSIGGGRQVLLAEIPDAEQGKRIEVAAFCWQIMGQADFTRTDAVIGFGGGAVTDLAGFVAATWLRGVPIVQVPTTVLGMVDAAVGGKTGVNTAEGKNLVGAFWPPRAVLCDLDLLATLPRNEAVAGFAEVVKAGFIWYPEILDLVEADPEGVVDPTTSGFRRSIELAIEMKARVVGEDLREAGLREVLNYGHTLGHAIEHAERYRWRHGAAISVGMVFAAELSRLAGRLSDDAAQRHRDILGVLGLPVTYRAGAWQQLLATMQRDKKSRGGMLRFIVLDDIARPTVLQAPDESLLFAAYQEVAG, from the coding sequence ATGACCGACGCCACGGTGATCACCGTCGCAGGTGCGGCACCCTACGACGTCACGGTCGGACGCGGGATCCTCCCGGGGCTGACCGACGCCCTCCCGGCCGACGCGCAGAAAGTGCTGATCGTGCATCCTCCGACCCTGTCTGCCCAGGCGGAGCAGCTGCGCGGGTCGATCGGAGGCGGACGGCAGGTGCTCCTGGCCGAGATCCCCGACGCCGAACAGGGCAAGCGCATTGAAGTCGCCGCCTTCTGCTGGCAGATCATGGGTCAGGCCGACTTCACCCGCACCGACGCGGTCATCGGATTCGGTGGAGGAGCCGTGACCGATCTGGCCGGTTTCGTCGCCGCGACGTGGCTCCGCGGCGTGCCGATCGTGCAGGTGCCGACCACGGTTCTCGGCATGGTCGACGCCGCTGTCGGCGGCAAGACCGGGGTGAACACCGCGGAGGGCAAGAATCTCGTCGGCGCGTTCTGGCCGCCGCGCGCGGTGCTGTGCGACCTCGACCTGCTCGCCACTCTCCCGCGCAACGAGGCCGTCGCGGGTTTCGCGGAGGTCGTCAAGGCCGGGTTCATCTGGTACCCCGAGATCCTCGACCTCGTCGAGGCGGACCCCGAGGGGGTGGTCGATCCGACGACATCCGGATTCCGACGCTCGATCGAACTGGCCATCGAGATGAAGGCGCGGGTCGTGGGGGAGGATCTCCGCGAGGCGGGCCTGCGAGAAGTCCTCAACTACGGGCACACCCTCGGTCATGCGATCGAGCACGCCGAACGCTATCGCTGGCGTCACGGCGCGGCGATCTCGGTGGGCATGGTGTTCGCCGCGGAGCTGTCGCGCCTGGCAGGGCGCCTGTCGGATGACGCGGCGCAGCGTCACCGCGACATCCTCGGTGTACTGGGCCTTCCCGTCACCTACCGCGCGGGCGCCTGGCAGCAGCTGCTGGCGACGATGCAGCGCGACAAGAAGAGCCGCGGGGGGATGCTCCGCTTCATCGTCCTGGATGACATCGCCCGTCCCACGGTGCTGCAGGCTCCGGACGAGTCGCTCCTCTTCGCTGCGTATCAGGAGGTCGCGGGGTGA